One Actinomycetota bacterium DNA segment encodes these proteins:
- a CDS encoding ferritin, with the protein MEAKSKELAMARQSLIEEFQAIDWYQERIDSTEDEDLKRILSHNRDEEKEHVAMLMDYIRANDPVQDKVFTEHD; encoded by the coding sequence ATGGAAGCCAAGTCAAAAGAACTGGCCATGGCGCGACAGTCGTTAATCGAGGAGTTTCAGGCGATAGACTGGTATCAGGAGCGGATCGACTCCACGGAAGACGAAGACTTAAAACGGATTCTTTCGCATAACCGGGACGAGGAGAAAGAGCACGTCGCGATGCTCATGGACTATATCAGGGCAAACGATCCCGTCCAGGACAAAGTATTTACCGAGCACGACTAA
- a CDS encoding peptidylprolyl isomerase — MFFVSCTSTNTSDNKTSTTAGGTAGKEKTLEKPTMQIDVNKKYSALMKTSEGDITIELNAGDAPNTVNNFVYLARNKFYDGTIFHRAIKGFMIQGGDPEGTGMGGPGYRFDDEPFTGEYNKGTIAMANSGANTNGSQFFIMHADYPLPKNYVIFGKVTAGLDIVDKIAEAPTQPGPSGEMSQPVNPVKVDSVTITES, encoded by the coding sequence GTGTTTTTTGTTTCTTGCACTTCAACGAATACTTCTGACAACAAAACGTCCACGACGGCCGGCGGGACGGCCGGGAAGGAGAAAACATTGGAAAAACCGACTATGCAAATCGACGTTAATAAGAAATATAGCGCTTTGATGAAGACATCGGAGGGCGACATAACGATTGAGCTTAACGCCGGCGACGCCCCGAACACTGTTAACAACTTCGTTTACTTGGCCAGGAATAAGTTCTATGACGGGACGATATTTCATCGTGCGATCAAAGGGTTCATGATTCAAGGCGGCGATCCGGAAGGCACCGGTATGGGCGGTCCAGGATATAGGTTTGACGACGAACCGTTTACCGGCGAGTACAACAAGGGCACGATCGCGATGGCCAATTCCGGCGCGAATACCAACGGCAGCCAGTTCTTCATCATGCACGCGGATTATCCGCTGCCCAAAAACTACGTCATCTTCGGTAAGGTGACGGCCGGCCTGGACATCGTGGATAAGATTGCGGAAGCGCCGACGCAGCCCGGGCCCAGTGGGGAGATGTCTCAGCCCGTCAATCCGGTTAAAGTAGACTCCGTAACGATAACCGAGAGTTAG
- a CDS encoding sortase, giving the protein MGEIDENQEQTEEEMKPEELPSSFEKRQEARENRRLNIVRAIAGVLVVLSLAYAYYVFSQPPLKVDTSKITTATDTAKKAVAKGLQPGRIYIPRLGVDEAVNVSPSGTVTQEELLKGATFYNGETNKPGTGNCVVFGHSAVTAEHGAPFGAIGDGLLKIGDQVYLTNADNVKFKYAVTEMNEIEATDFSVVQPLGEDALPRLTIITCIAPNYPRDTRLAVIAELQK; this is encoded by the coding sequence GTGGGCGAGATTGACGAGAATCAAGAACAAACCGAAGAAGAGATGAAACCGGAAGAGCTGCCGTCCAGCTTTGAGAAACGTCAGGAAGCGCGCGAAAACAGACGGCTTAACATAGTTAGGGCGATTGCCGGTGTTTTGGTTGTTCTATCGCTGGCCTATGCATATTATGTGTTCTCCCAACCGCCGCTGAAGGTTGATACATCCAAGATAACGACGGCGACCGATACGGCCAAGAAGGCGGTAGCCAAGGGTCTTCAACCCGGCCGAATCTACATACCGCGGCTTGGAGTGGACGAGGCTGTTAATGTTAGCCCGTCCGGAACGGTTACTCAGGAAGAACTGCTAAAAGGGGCGACGTTTTATAATGGGGAAACGAATAAGCCCGGGACCGGCAATTGCGTTGTTTTCGGCCACTCGGCGGTTACGGCTGAACACGGGGCGCCCTTCGGCGCCATCGGCGACGGGTTGCTGAAAATCGGCGATCAGGTTTATCTGACAAATGCCGACAATGTCAAATTCAAGTACGCTGTTACCGAGATGAACGAGATAGAGGCGACAGATTTCTCGGTCGTGCAACCCTTGGGCGAAGACGCGTTGCCGCGCTTGACGATCATAACTTGTATTGCCCCCAATTACCCGAGGGATACGCGTCTTGCAGTCATCGCCGAGCTACAAAAATAA
- the tadA gene encoding tRNA adenosine(34) deaminase TadA, which produces MTDEQYMRMALDLAQMAYDEGEVPVGAVVVKDGTVVGRGYNKVEGSKDPTAHAEIIAIREAAQSLGAWRLSDCVLYVTKEPCPMCAGALIMCRLGRLVFGAKDEKLGYAITLNETVRDPRLNHEVEVKSGILADEAAGLLQEFFKARR; this is translated from the coding sequence ATGACTGACGAGCAATATATGAGGATGGCCCTCGACTTAGCCCAAATGGCCTATGACGAGGGCGAGGTTCCGGTCGGAGCGGTCGTCGTCAAGGACGGAACGGTTGTCGGCCGGGGCTATAATAAAGTAGAGGGCTCTAAAGACCCGACGGCTCACGCGGAGATTATAGCAATCAGAGAAGCCGCTCAGAGTCTCGGCGCCTGGCGCCTCAGCGATTGCGTATTATATGTCACCAAGGAGCCCTGTCCGATGTGCGCCGGTGCGCTAATCATGTGCCGGCTTGGGCGTCTGGTTTTTGGCGCCAAAGATGAAAAACTTGGCTACGCGATAACGTTAAACGAGACAGTCCGCGATCCGCGGTTGAACCACGAGGTAGAAGTAAAAAGCGGAATTCTGGCGGACGAAGCCGCCGGCCTGCTGCAAGAATTCTTTAAAGCCCGCCGCTGA
- a CDS encoding four helix bundle protein — protein sequence MAFRFREFQVYKDAKEFNRSIISATGPLKGTVGHELQSQIRRASISIVLNIAEGSDKGSDKDFNRHLRLALGSLNEVVAGLDIAHDSGMLSESVFSKSIKAAEELALQLGGFSKHLTNK from the coding sequence GTGGCTTTTAGGTTTAGGGAATTCCAGGTTTATAAGGATGCGAAAGAGTTCAATAGAAGCATCATTAGTGCGACAGGTCCACTAAAGGGAACGGTCGGGCATGAGCTTCAATCGCAGATTAGAAGAGCCTCCATCTCAATCGTGCTTAATATTGCCGAAGGCTCAGACAAAGGTTCTGACAAGGACTTTAACCGTCATCTTAGACTCGCCCTAGGTTCGCTGAATGAAGTAGTTGCCGGTCTTGATATAGCTCACGATAGCGGAATGTTATCCGAATCAGTATTTAGCAAGAGCATAAAGGCTGCTGAAGAACTGGCTTTGCAGCTTGGTGGTTTCAGTAAACACCTGACAAACAAATAA
- the serS gene encoding serine--tRNA ligase: MLDIKFVRENPEAVKKSLAARRVEDHVAAKVDEVVELDKNRRAILVEAEDLRAKRNRVNDQISELKKAGKPADDAMRGMKEVSQNIKDFDEKLREIEAASREILLDIPNIPDESVPDGAEPDDNVEIRSWGEEPDFGFEPKPHWELGEKLGILDFERGAKLAGGRFVLLKGMGARLERGLIDFMLDLHTTTHDYTEIWPPLMVNTETMTGTGQLPKFADDLYKCENDDLWLIPTAEVPVTNIHRDDILEAGELTKKYVCYTPCFRREAGSYGKDVRGVIRQHQFNKVELVKFAKPEESWEELETLTADAEAVMQALGLYYRIIVLCTGDLGFSAAKTYDIEGWIPSSGGFKEISSCSNFTDFQARRINIRFRREPKAKPELVHTLNGSGVAIGRTMAAIMEQFQQADGSVLIPERLQPYMGGATVIK, translated from the coding sequence ATGTTAGATATAAAGTTTGTGCGAGAAAATCCTGAAGCCGTGAAGAAGTCCTTGGCCGCGCGTCGTGTCGAGGATCACGTGGCCGCAAAGGTCGACGAAGTCGTTGAGCTGGATAAGAACCGGCGGGCGATACTTGTCGAGGCGGAGGACCTGCGGGCTAAGAGAAACAGGGTCAACGATCAGATCAGCGAGCTTAAGAAAGCGGGCAAACCGGCCGACGACGCGATGCGGGGGATGAAGGAAGTCTCGCAAAACATAAAGGATTTTGACGAGAAGCTCCGGGAGATCGAGGCGGCCAGCCGGGAGATTCTGCTTGATATTCCGAATATTCCGGACGAATCCGTGCCGGATGGCGCCGAACCCGACGACAATGTTGAAATCCGCAGTTGGGGCGAGGAACCCGATTTTGGCTTTGAGCCTAAGCCGCACTGGGAGCTTGGGGAGAAACTGGGCATTCTTGATTTCGAGCGCGGCGCCAAACTGGCCGGAGGCCGGTTTGTGCTTCTGAAAGGCATGGGGGCCAGACTGGAGCGGGGGCTTATAGATTTTATGCTTGACCTGCACACGACCACGCATGACTACACGGAAATCTGGCCGCCGCTGATGGTTAACACGGAGACCATGACCGGCACGGGGCAGCTGCCTAAGTTCGCCGACGACCTTTATAAATGTGAGAACGATGACCTTTGGTTAATCCCGACGGCGGAAGTGCCGGTAACGAATATCCACCGCGACGACATCCTGGAAGCGGGCGAGTTGACTAAGAAATATGTCTGCTATACGCCGTGTTTCAGGCGGGAGGCCGGTTCTTATGGCAAGGACGTCAGGGGCGTGATCCGGCAGCATCAGTTCAACAAGGTAGAGCTGGTCAAGTTCGCCAAACCGGAAGAATCCTGGGAAGAACTCGAAACACTGACGGCCGACGCCGAGGCTGTTATGCAGGCGCTTGGTCTTTACTACCGGATTATCGTCCTATGCACCGGCGACTTGGGTTTTTCGGCCGCCAAGACCTACGACATAGAAGGTTGGATACCAAGTTCGGGCGGTTTCAAGGAAATCTCGTCCTGCTCGAACTTCACCGATTTCCAGGCCCGACGTATAAATATCCGCTTCAGGCGGGAGCCAAAAGCCAAGCCGGAGCTTGTTCATACGCTTAACGGCTCCGGCGTCGCCATCGGCCGGACAATGGCCGCGATCATGGAGCAATTCCAGCAAGCTGACGGTAGCGTTCTTATTCCTGAACGGCTTCAGCCTTACATGGGCGGCGCAACCGTGATAAAATGA
- the pheA gene encoding prephenate dehydratase has product MKIGYLGPQGTFTEEAGLGPFSIKESDLVSFPTVAEVIEAVEDGVVLKGIVPIENSIEGSFNLTLDMLAFEANVLIEREGIVPIRHNLLVKPGMKLKDIKSVVSQPHATAQCRQFLKDNLSEAATEAANSTAEAAKRVAEENGGRAAIGNALAAKLYGLEVLAEDIEDVKGNQTRFVLIGKEKVARTGQDKTSIVVMPHEDRPGILLQILQEFAFRFINLSKIESRPSKKALGQYIFFIDMEGHIEDKVIEDALKCLGCKFRDVKFLGSYPKG; this is encoded by the coding sequence ATGAAGATCGGGTACTTGGGACCTCAGGGGACATTCACGGAAGAGGCGGGACTGGGCCCCTTTAGCATTAAAGAATCCGATCTCGTTTCCTTTCCGACGGTAGCCGAGGTTATTGAAGCGGTTGAAGACGGTGTGGTGTTAAAAGGCATCGTTCCTATCGAGAACTCCATCGAAGGGTCCTTCAATTTGACGTTGGACATGCTGGCATTCGAGGCGAACGTTTTGATCGAGCGTGAAGGCATTGTGCCCATAAGACACAATCTGCTTGTCAAGCCGGGAATGAAACTGAAAGACATCAAATCCGTCGTGTCTCAACCGCACGCGACCGCCCAGTGCCGGCAGTTCCTGAAAGACAACCTATCCGAGGCGGCCACCGAAGCCGCTAATAGCACAGCGGAAGCGGCTAAAAGGGTTGCCGAGGAAAACGGCGGGCGGGCGGCTATAGGCAACGCGCTGGCCGCCAAACTGTACGGCCTTGAAGTGCTGGCCGAGGATATCGAGGACGTCAAGGGCAATCAGACGCGGTTCGTTTTGATCGGTAAGGAGAAAGTCGCGCGCACCGGCCAGGACAAAACCTCGATCGTCGTTATGCCGCACGAGGACCGACCGGGTATCCTGCTTCAGATACTCCAAGAATTCGCCTTCCGCTTCATTAATCTGAGCAAGATTGAGTCGAGGCCCAGCAAGAAAGCGCTCGGCCAGTACATATTCTTCATTGATATGGAGGGACACATCGAAGATAAGGTTATTGAAGACGCCCTGAAGTGCTTGGGTTGCAAATTCCGCGATGTTAAATTTTTAGGCTCTTACCCGAAAGGGTAA
- a CDS encoding DUF4446 family protein: MGSTIVIAILSFLVILLVVWVTLISYNLGVLRRSQRILSRGMTDSSLQDILAQHFIRVDGLEDRIEHLEHDLDALHGLQLNAVQRIGLVRYDAFDDMGGELSFALALLNEHGDGIVMSTITGRQDNRTYTKQVIKGRAAIQSSTEEDAAIKQAMSGR; this comes from the coding sequence TTGGGTTCGACGATTGTAATAGCGATACTGTCGTTTCTAGTTATTCTTTTAGTCGTCTGGGTGACTCTTATCTCTTACAACCTGGGTGTTTTACGTCGCAGCCAGCGCATCCTGTCGCGGGGCATGACCGACAGCAGCCTTCAGGATATCCTGGCCCAACATTTCATCCGCGTGGATGGGCTGGAAGACCGGATCGAGCACCTTGAACACGATCTTGACGCATTACATGGTCTTCAGCTTAACGCCGTCCAGCGGATAGGATTGGTGCGTTACGACGCGTTCGACGACATGGGCGGGGAGCTTAGCTTCGCGCTGGCTTTGCTGAATGAACACGGCGACGGTATCGTTATGAGCACTATAACCGGCCGCCAGGACAACCGGACCTATACAAAACAAGTAATAAAAGGCCGGGCGGCAATCCAATCCTCGACCGAGGAAGACGCTGCCATCAAACAGGCCATGAGCGGGAGGTAG
- the larE gene encoding ATP-dependent sacrificial sulfur transferase LarE yields the protein MPTDKRYELLKKELQKYPYAVVAFSGGTDSSLLLSAARDALGDNVLALTWQSEVTPDAEIKAAMALAAKLGVSQQILSESFLSNKQAAANTDDRCYHCRAQMYEVIKKAVKNVDGAVVMEGVNTDDLNDYRPGLKAAAEAGIVHPLVDVGLSKKDIRQIAKKIGLPNWDKEAAPCLASRVAYGQRITTDRLSRVDAAEMIVRDMGFHKVRVRLLDDIHARIEVSPEEVPAARARSMEISDLLCNLGFARVEIDEKGYRQGSLNDDRKQRNNG from the coding sequence ATGCCAACTGACAAACGATACGAACTGCTGAAAAAGGAGCTTCAAAAATACCCTTATGCGGTTGTCGCGTTCTCCGGAGGAACCGACAGCAGCTTGCTCCTCTCAGCAGCCAGAGACGCGCTGGGAGATAACGTGCTAGCGCTGACCTGGCAATCTGAAGTAACTCCTGACGCCGAAATTAAGGCCGCTATGGCGCTGGCGGCGAAGCTGGGAGTCAGTCAGCAGATCCTTAGCGAAAGTTTCCTTTCGAACAAGCAGGCGGCCGCCAATACGGATGACCGCTGCTACCATTGCCGGGCGCAAATGTACGAGGTCATTAAGAAAGCGGTTAAGAACGTTGATGGCGCCGTGGTCATGGAAGGCGTAAACACAGATGATCTAAACGACTACCGGCCGGGATTAAAGGCGGCGGCCGAAGCGGGAATCGTTCATCCGCTAGTCGACGTCGGACTGTCAAAAAAGGATATCCGGCAAATCGCGAAGAAAATCGGCTTGCCCAATTGGGACAAAGAGGCCGCTCCCTGTCTGGCCAGCCGGGTAGCTTACGGCCAGCGCATTACGACTGATAGGTTGAGCCGCGTCGACGCGGCGGAGATGATCGTTAGAGACATGGGCTTCCATAAGGTAAGAGTCAGGCTGCTTGACGATATTCACGCCCGGATCGAGGTCTCCCCCGAGGAGGTGCCGGCCGCGCGGGCGAGAAGCATGGAAATCAGCGACCTGCTCTGCAATCTTGGCTTCGCCAGGGTCGAGATCGATGAGAAAGGTTACCGGCAAGGCAGTCTTAACGATGACCGGAAACAACGAAACAATGGATAA
- the larB gene encoding nickel pincer cofactor biosynthesis protein LarB, with product MDKESIEKLLQEIKSGSTSVEDAVERLRRLPFEDLDFAKPDNHRTMRCGFSEAVYCPGKKPEQITRIVEALMKEGLPVLLTKADAAAYRAAKKAAPNAAYHETAKMVVAPGRRPAALTGLVVVATAGTTDIPVAEEAAVTAETMGANVERVFDVGVAGAHRLFAHREVLNKANAVVAVAGMEGALPSLVGGIVSCPVIAVPTSVGYGASFGGVTALLGMLNSCAPGVSVVNIDNGFGGGYIAATINRQTEKSHPGAT from the coding sequence ATGGATAAAGAATCAATCGAGAAGCTGCTGCAAGAAATAAAATCCGGCTCGACGTCTGTTGAAGACGCTGTCGAGCGATTGAGGCGCTTGCCTTTCGAGGATCTCGATTTCGCTAAGCCTGATAATCACAGAACGATGCGTTGCGGTTTTTCGGAGGCTGTTTATTGCCCCGGCAAAAAGCCGGAGCAAATCACCCGAATAGTCGAAGCGCTCATGAAAGAAGGTCTGCCGGTTCTACTAACCAAGGCTGACGCGGCGGCTTATAGGGCCGCCAAGAAAGCCGCGCCGAACGCCGCCTACCATGAAACCGCCAAGATGGTTGTCGCGCCCGGCCGGCGCCCGGCCGCCCTAACCGGCCTGGTAGTTGTGGCCACGGCCGGAACTACCGACATTCCGGTCGCCGAGGAAGCGGCGGTCACCGCCGAGACTATGGGCGCGAATGTAGAGCGGGTTTTCGACGTCGGCGTAGCCGGAGCGCACCGCTTGTTCGCACACCGCGAAGTCTTAAACAAAGCCAATGCCGTCGTGGCGGTTGCCGGAATGGAAGGAGCTTTACCCAGCCTCGTCGGTGGAATCGTCTCCTGTCCGGTTATTGCCGTTCCGACAAGCGTCGGCTATGGAGCGAGCTTCGGCGGCGTCACCGCTCTTCTGGGGATGCTGAACAGTTGCGCGCCGGGTGTCAGCGTGGTCAATATCGACAACGGCTTCGGCGGCGGATATATCGCCGCAACGATAAACAGACAAACCGAAAAGAGTCATCCTGGGGCGACATAG
- the larC gene encoding nickel pincer cofactor biosynthesis protein LarC, with amino-acid sequence MSTKIAYLDCLGGVSGDMILGALIDAGADPKELIAELAKLNLTGWKLKTRQVDKAGTSATKVDIEIKPENTNRTLLDVLKIIAGSGLSRSVKHDAARVFEVLAAAEGAAHKQVPAAIHFHEVGAVDAILDITGAAVCLKLLDVKKLYASALTVSRPAPATIHILENMSVGLDDIGIENVTPTGAAIIKTLAKQAPAPPAIIRATGYGAGEADTELPNVVRVWLGETDKSRPLDHEDTVVLLESNIDDLTPEGLSYAMARLFEAGALDVWFTPVVMKKGRPANVVSCLAEPGRDAGVVDVFFKETGTLGIRISRVSRRLLSRKTVIVKTDYGEIRVKTGWLDGAAVSVRPEYEDCATAAKEHNTPLKQVYEAALKSLSTR; translated from the coding sequence ATGTCCACAAAAATCGCGTATTTAGATTGCCTCGGCGGAGTCAGCGGGGATATGATTCTAGGCGCGTTGATCGACGCCGGCGCGGACCCTAAAGAGCTAATCGCCGAACTAGCGAAACTGAATCTCACCGGGTGGAAACTTAAGACCCGCCAAGTCGACAAGGCCGGCACCTCCGCGACCAAAGTTGACATAGAAATCAAACCGGAAAACACCAATCGAACGCTACTTGATGTTCTTAAGATCATTGCCGGCAGCGGTTTAAGCCGCTCCGTCAAACACGACGCGGCCCGTGTCTTTGAGGTTTTGGCCGCGGCGGAAGGCGCGGCGCACAAACAAGTGCCCGCGGCGATACATTTCCACGAGGTAGGCGCGGTCGACGCGATTCTTGACATTACCGGCGCGGCCGTCTGCCTTAAACTGCTTGACGTTAAAAAACTTTACGCTTCTGCCTTAACAGTCAGCCGGCCGGCGCCGGCAACAATCCATATTCTCGAGAATATGTCCGTCGGGTTGGACGACATCGGCATCGAGAACGTCACTCCGACCGGCGCGGCGATTATAAAAACGTTGGCCAAACAAGCGCCGGCTCCGCCGGCGATAATAAGGGCAACGGGCTATGGGGCCGGCGAGGCGGACACAGAACTGCCGAACGTAGTCAGGGTTTGGCTTGGCGAGACGGACAAATCAAGACCTCTTGATCACGAAGACACCGTTGTCCTATTGGAATCAAATATTGACGACCTAACGCCGGAGGGACTCTCTTACGCGATGGCCAGGCTGTTTGAGGCCGGGGCTCTGGACGTCTGGTTTACCCCTGTCGTCATGAAAAAAGGGCGCCCGGCCAATGTCGTCAGCTGCCTGGCTGAACCGGGACGCGACGCCGGCGTCGTCGACGTGTTCTTTAAGGAAACGGGTACCCTGGGGATAAGGATATCGCGCGTCTCCAGACGCTTGCTCAGCCGGAAAACGGTGATTGTTAAAACGGATTACGGGGAAATAAGGGTAAAAACGGGCTGGCTGGACGGTGCGGCCGTGTCAGTACGGCCGGAATATGAAGATTGCGCGACGGCAGCCAAGGAGCATAACACGCCGCTCAAGCAGGTCTACGAAGCAGCCCTTAAAAGCCTATCCACTCGGTAA
- a CDS encoding nitroreductase family protein: MADQTYPNEVISNIFNRRSIRGYKDQPVSKETIKKILDAACMAPSLLNSQPWRFTVYQGDKREGILKLLRRTLRYLEDMLPVLDEADRAAFVKGHEDKEEQKRVIDFFDTLGGAPVIIVVTMKKIRNDINRRMGLIACGGAVENMMLAAESLGLATCCVGSALWIEEDILQVMDQTDSELVTIITLGSPAYEAGLTERKKNVTEWIGF; the protein is encoded by the coding sequence ATGGCCGACCAAACTTATCCGAACGAAGTGATCTCGAACATCTTCAATCGAAGAAGCATCCGCGGCTACAAAGATCAACCGGTGTCCAAAGAAACAATTAAGAAGATCCTGGACGCCGCTTGCATGGCGCCATCCCTCCTAAACAGCCAGCCCTGGCGGTTCACAGTCTATCAGGGAGACAAGCGAGAGGGGATTCTAAAATTGTTGCGGCGTACTCTGCGCTACCTGGAGGACATGCTGCCCGTTTTGGACGAAGCTGATCGAGCGGCCTTTGTCAAAGGGCACGAGGACAAGGAAGAGCAGAAACGCGTTATCGATTTCTTCGACACCTTGGGCGGGGCGCCGGTTATCATCGTTGTTACGATGAAAAAAATACGGAACGATATCAACCGGCGGATGGGCTTAATAGCCTGCGGTGGAGCAGTGGAAAACATGATGCTGGCCGCGGAAAGCCTGGGTCTGGCGACGTGTTGCGTCGGCAGCGCGCTTTGGATCGAGGAAGATATCTTACAGGTAATGGACCAGACCGACAGCGAACTCGTGACCATAATCACGCTAGGCTCTCCCGCCTACGAGGCCGGCCTTACGGAACGAAAGAAAAACGTTACCGAGTGGATAGGCTTTTAA
- a CDS encoding serine/threonine-protein kinase codes for MIQEVILDRYRIIDRIGRGGHGEVFKAEDTLMSRVVAIKRIEATSKTSGRALNEARAAGQLNHPNVVTVHDLEHDNEFFYLIMEYIDGVTLSQILAAKAPLTIEESLDVAIQIADALEAAHAMDIVHRDIKPDNIMITRNGDVKVTDFGIAKLSASTMTADGDIMGTFAYMSPEQAKGGRVDARTDIFSLGVVLYQMLTGASPFASATPAGIVFKITSLEPQPLYELNDRISSDLDSLVMRTLEKKRSDRIDDVTVLRHYLESMRTARLPARKIIKPLYRLAQAGQPEESQEYLGPLKPLVESAGDAKERVAAFVKRHRKIFERFGNAVLATLILSFFLTKTGFYMPGITSAIPFVYFVVAVLFPRVGLAGGLAFLALPIADFSLIMAVLYSVGIFVWGLSFWLIRPLKTVYLFLSPLLALAGSGLSFPLITGLFFNPLEAIILGIAGGFAVEFLYLFNMKTIAFIAAPNVYGLKAALAGSLNPISATGALIKPFLASPLLIVQPILWGGVAALISVTAKRRSLKTDFYGLTAGAAVLLVGQLALMINFQWGSTYIDTLLKTLAASLILPLGLLPALPRRGVYSEDFEGEEEDEDEE; via the coding sequence ATGATACAAGAGGTCATACTAGATAGGTACCGCATCATCGATCGCATCGGGCGAGGCGGCCACGGCGAGGTTTTTAAAGCCGAAGACACCTTGATGTCCCGCGTCGTGGCCATCAAGAGAATCGAGGCTACCTCGAAGACGTCAGGCCGAGCCCTGAATGAAGCCCGGGCCGCCGGCCAGCTTAACCATCCCAACGTCGTGACAGTCCATGACTTGGAACACGACAACGAGTTCTTCTATCTTATTATGGAGTACATAGACGGGGTTACGCTTTCCCAGATTTTGGCGGCTAAAGCCCCGCTAACGATCGAGGAAAGCCTGGACGTCGCCATCCAGATCGCGGACGCGCTGGAAGCGGCTCATGCCATGGATATCGTTCACCGTGACATCAAACCGGACAATATTATGATCACAAGAAACGGAGACGTTAAGGTCACCGATTTCGGCATCGCCAAACTCTCCGCCTCTACGATGACCGCGGACGGTGATATTATGGGCACATTCGCTTATATGTCTCCGGAACAAGCTAAAGGCGGGCGTGTCGACGCCAGGACGGATATCTTTTCCCTGGGCGTCGTTCTTTATCAGATGCTGACGGGAGCGTCCCCATTCGCCTCGGCCACGCCGGCGGGCATAGTGTTTAAGATCACCAGTCTGGAGCCGCAGCCTCTATATGAATTGAACGACCGGATATCGTCCGACCTGGACAGCTTGGTCATGCGGACACTGGAGAAGAAACGGTCGGACCGTATTGACGACGTGACAGTTTTGCGGCATTACCTGGAGAGTATGCGGACGGCCAGGCTGCCGGCCCGCAAGATCATAAAACCCCTCTATAGGCTGGCCCAGGCCGGCCAACCTGAAGAATCACAGGAGTATTTGGGACCGCTAAAACCGTTGGTCGAATCAGCCGGCGACGCCAAGGAGCGCGTCGCCGCGTTCGTCAAAAGGCACCGGAAAATTTTCGAGCGTTTCGGCAACGCCGTTCTGGCTACTTTAATACTGTCGTTCTTCCTGACTAAAACCGGTTTCTACATGCCCGGAATCACGTCGGCAATACCATTCGTCTACTTCGTCGTGGCCGTTCTCTTCCCGCGCGTCGGTCTAGCCGGCGGTCTTGCCTTTTTGGCCTTACCGATCGCCGATTTCAGCCTGATAATGGCGGTTCTTTATTCTGTCGGCATCTTCGTTTGGGGACTCTCTTTCTGGCTCATTCGGCCTCTAAAAACCGTTTACCTTTTTCTCTCTCCCCTGTTAGCACTGGCCGGCTCGGGTTTGAGCTTCCCCCTTATAACGGGTTTGTTTTTCAACCCACTTGAAGCGATCATACTGGGCATCGCTGGCGGATTTGCGGTTGAATTTCTCTATCTGTTCAACATGAAAACCATCGCTTTTATCGCGGCGCCCAATGTATACGGCTTAAAAGCCGCTTTAGCCGGTTCGCTGAATCCCATCTCGGCTACAGGCGCGCTTATTAAACCGTTCTTGGCTTCCCCGCTGCTCATCGTGCAACCGATTCTTTGGGGCGGCGTCGCCGCGCTTATTAGCGTGACGGCCAAACGCCGCTCGCTCAAGACCGACTTCTACGGCTTGACCGCCGGCGCGGCCGTGTTGTTGGTGGGCCAGCTGGCCCTTATGATTAACTTTCAATGGGGATCCACTTATATTGACACACTCCTGAAAACGCTGGCCGCTTCACTTATACTACCTTTAGGCCTCCTGCCGGCTCTGCCGCGGCGCGGCGTCTATAGCGAAGACTTTGAAGGGGAAGAGGAAGACGAGGATGAAGAATGA